Proteins from one Syngnathus scovelli strain Florida chromosome 9, RoL_Ssco_1.2, whole genome shotgun sequence genomic window:
- the ptpn23a gene encoding tyrosine-protein phosphatase non-receptor type 23 isoform X1, with product MEAVPRMPMIWLDLKEAGDFQFNSAVRQYILKNYNENPDNYNEQLKKLETLRQSAVNVTRDFEGCSTLRKYFGQLHYLQSRVPMATGQEAAVAISWTEIFSGKTVTHEDISYEQACILYNLGALHSMLGAMDNRVSEEGMKVSCTHFQCAAGAFSYLSDHFSHNFSVDMSHQILNLNINLMLGQAQECLLEKSMLDNRKSFLVARISAQVVDYYKEACRALENSETASMLGKIQKDWKKLVQMKIYYFASIAHFHMGKQSEEQQKFGEQLAYLQCALDKLSEAIKLAKGQPDSVQEALHFTMDVLGGKYNSAKKDNDFIYHEIIPSHESLTIVKGAPLVKALPVNPTDPSVTGPDLFAKLVPMAAHEAASLYSEEKAKMLRDIMAKIESKNDTLEQFMDSLGVEAESVDNLEMYSHIPPVLMEKCAALSVRPDTVKSLVQSMQVLSGIFTEVESSLREIRDVLESDEAGERTLPESVAPGEVHPADHAQVLAEFQRDLEKYMEAHEKASFTNTELHRAMNLHISNLRLLGGPLETLRDTLPRPQLSEEDMAGLQCMKRILGKVQEMKDQRVNLEKQLRELIEQDDITSTLVTTEKADTRDVFEEQLKKYEPVKVYIEQNLAAQENILKALTETYVQYASVRKSLSETEQQLTSTVQGLVGSYEAYEDLMKKSQEGKEFYDDLEAKASHLLEGVKTLCQSRMEERQHFLDSHKKPPARPTAAKPSLKPKSQDEDSSSLEDPELAQINAAILALSEDKPEELRSLPPDIPSHPTSALHQPRPEAFLPPGASSGGSLPWPGGPSAAGHPRFPAHLPSPELLARIAHFPTSGTLPVPGPLACRPIPHMAPQMPPQQAAYRPQVPQVGHAPVRPSTTTVDTIQTPIPSYTPTPHYPVPPSVSPAYTGSPIPPSVSTGYTASPIPPSVAPQMGATAYPQCGPQMTQQKQLPNQYPLPMGQPLSSGYQTGPRSLPTPHPQLQAYPHGYMQAGAPPHLGPPSQPGAQFGAPPQSVALSQLGHRPQLVRPPQFGGPPQPGPPPQLGAPLRPATPLHPAASPPQYPQVFPGPRQSQQNGYSAPPQMPHGYQAPQNYAPQQHPQLIPGPMPTRGPMPAQNAPLQLPPTSQTVPPVSQAYLPHQHLPMHPGGAQQLGPHPQMTSGPAGPMPPSSQTVHPQHHPQMPSASQPHLLPGAQVHHPRAPMGHMPPVSIAPQQQHPHPGHPPIPNMAQPPMTMSSHTHVQGHQTGSVCFPGGAPMIPQQPLAMQSVGPQQPQPSLGVAHSQPSMYPSGPGANVPTSAPLTSPALGPHGLHPHMAPQHILHPSPGGPPIGQPAHTPSQSPAQSTSPTPPLLLTPQQRPSVSPNMGSTLPPTLPAPSAVSPPSAALFQLQNSSSHDLLSSSPESQLGGTKSPTNVLQPTKADPQEGERRKKDSQGVLLIQGDPYESPELVARLHTELDDFRAQAESLEEPSSGEKGMSVLDVYWKDLQEQQERDARQLSIAIARCYTMKNRHQDVMPYDLNRVLLKSGKDDYINASYIKDLSPFCPQIIATQAPLTGTAADFWLMVYEQKVSLVVMLVSEQEMDKGKVVRYFPTERGQQMSHGPIKLSLTTHKTTATHVERMISLQYNEQSLKRTVVHLQFTSWPELGLPESMSNLLHFVREVHGHYLHQRPMHMPVVVHCSSGVGRTGAFCLLYAALKELEAGNGIADLRTLVMKMRQQRKNMLQEKLHLKFCYEAVSWHAEQILLQHGVSVVNFSKNAAATNSKSYSRQESQQDLVLGADMSISSIQATIAKLSVPPPGDLVSGDLILDDDDPPLSLSPPIHLPNDPSPSLELVTFPRSPPACSESPPACSESPPAALSPTAPNGLVAASPPPETPATPPPTSSLELLASLAPEAFSMEGGGGGGTKRVTKQSFLQPVEGQGLHGTRSVESTDPLSGLDPLWSLNKT from the exons ATGGAGGCGGTTCCCCGCATGCCAATGATATGGCTCGATCTGAAGGAAGCGGGAGACTTCCAGTTCAACTCGGCCGTCAGGCAG TACATCTTGAAGAACTACAACGAGAATCCCGACAACTACAACGAGCAGCTGAAGAAACTGGAGACGTTGCGGCAG AGCGCCGTGAACGTGACCAGAGACTTTGAGGGATGCAGCACCTTGAGGAAGTACTTTGGTCAGCTTCATTACCTCCAGAGTCGCGTTCCCATGGCAACAGGACAGGAGGCGGCTGTGGCCATTTCATG gactGAGATCTTCTCTGGTAAAACAGTGACCCATGAAGATATCAGCTATGAGCAAGCGTGTATTCTCTACAATCTTG GCGCTCTGCATTCCATGTTGGGGGCCATGGACAACCGCGTGTCTGAGGAG GGGATGAAGGTGTCATGCACACACTTCCAATGCGCAGCAGGAGCCTTCTCCTACCTGAGTGACCATTTCAGTCACAACTTCAGCGTAGACATGAGCCACCAGATCCTTAACCTCAACATCAACCTCATGCTG GGTCAGGCTCAGGAGTGTCTTCTGGAGAAATCCATGCTGGACAACAGGAAGAGCTTTCTGGTGGCTCGCATCAGTGCTCAG GTGGTGGATTACTACAAAGAGGCCTGCAGAGCTCTGGAGAACTCTGAGACGGCCTCCATGCTGGGAAAGATTCAGAAGGACTGGAAGAAGCTGGTCCAGATGAAGATCTACTACTTTGCTTCAATCGCTCAC TTCCACATGGGCAAACAATCGGAGGAGCAGCAAAAGTTTGGCGAGCAG ctgGCATACCTTCAATGCGCTTTGGACAAACTGTCTGAGGCAATCAAGTTGGCCAAG GGTCAGCCTGACAGTGTGCAGGAGGCCTTGCATTTCACCATGGATGTCCTTGGTGGCAA ATACAACTCTGCCAAAAAGGACAATGACTTCATCTATCACGAGATCATTCCTTCTCATGAATCGTTGACAATCGTCAAAG GCGCCCCTCTGGTCAAAGCTCTACCTGTCAACCCTACGGACCCGAGTGTCACCGGACCGGACCTCTTCGCCAAGCTGGTGCCGATGGCAGCCCACGAAGCCGCCTCCCTCTACAG CGAGGAGAAAGCCAAAATGCTGAGAGACATCATGGCCAAGATCGAAAGCAAGAATGACACACTGGA GCAGTTCATGGACTCCTTGGGGGTGGAGGCTGAGTCTGTAGACAACCTGGAAATGTACAGCCACATTCCGCCCGTCCTGATGGAGAAGTGCGCAGCTCTTAGTGTGCGACCTGACACCGTCAAGAGTCTTGTCCAGTCCATGCAAG TCCTCTCGGGCATCTTCACCGAAGTTGAATCGTCCCTGCGAGAGATCCGAGACGTTCTGGAATCCGATGAGGCCGGCGAACGGACTCTCCCCGAATCCGTTGCCCCGGGCGAGGTCCACCCGGCGGACCACGCTCAAGTTCTAGCAGAGTTCCAAAGGGACCTGGAGAAATACATGGAGGCCCACGAGAAGGCCAGCTTCACCAACACTGAGCTCCACCGGGCCATGAATCTGCACATCAGCAACCTACGTCTGCTGGGCGGACCACTGGAGACCCTGAGAGATACCCTGCCCCGCCCACAACTTAGCGAAG AGGACATGGCCGGGCTGCAGTGCATGAAGCGGATCTTGGGGAAGGTTCAGGAAATGAAGGACCAGAGAGTCAATTTGGAGAAACAACTGCGGGAGCTCATTGAACAGGATGACATCACTTCCACCCTGGTCACCACCGAGAAAGCCGACACTAGG GACGTGTTTGAGGAGCAGCTGAAGAAGTACGAGCCGGTGAAGGTCTACATTGAGCAGAATCTGGCAGCCCAAGAGAACATCCTGAAGGCTCTGACCGAGACCTACGTTCAGTACGCATCGGTCCGCAAGAGCCTGAGCGAGACGGAGCAGCAGTTGACCAGCACGGTCCAGGGCCTGGTGGGCTCCTACGAGGCCTACGAGGACCTGATGAAGAAGTCGCAGGAGGGAAAGGAGTTCTACGACGACTTGGAAGCCAAAGCGTCACATCTGTTGGAGGGAGTAAAGACTTTGTGTCAGAGCAGGATGGAGGAAAGGCAGCACTTCCTTGACAG CCACAAGAAGCCTCCAGCGAGACCTACAGCAGCAAAGCCTTCCTTGAAGCCAAAATCTCAAGACGAAGACTCCTCCAGTCTGGAGGATCCAGAGTTAGCCCAAATTAATGCCGCTATCTTGGCCTTATCAGAAGACAAGCCAGAGGAGCTTCGCAGCCTCCCACCAGACATTCCTTCTCATCCCACCTCTGCGCTTCATCAGCCGCGTCCAGAAGCGTTCCTCCCTCCGGGTGCCAGCAGCGGCGGCTCATTGCCTTGGCCCGGCGGTCCCTCAGCTGCTGGGCATCCTCGATTCCCGGCCCATCTCCCGTCACCGGAACTTCTGGCTCGGATCGCGCATTTCCCAACATCTGGCACCTTGCCAGTACCAGGACCTTTGGCATGCAGACCTATTCCTCACATGGCCCCCCAGATGCCCCCACAACAGGCGGCTTACAGGCCTCAAGTCCCTCAAGTTGGTCATGCCCCAGTCCGCCCTTCAACCACAACTGTGGACACCATTCAGACACCCATACCCAGCTACACTCCGACGCCTCACTACCCTGTCCCACCCTCAGTTTCTCCTGCTTACACGGGGTCCCCTATCCCACCTTCAGTTTCTACTGGCTACACGGCCTCCCCCATCCCACCCTCAGTTGCCCCACAGATGGGTGCAACTGCCTACCCCCAATGTGGGCCTCAAATGACACAACAGAAGCAGTTGCCGAATCAGTACCCACTCCCCATGGGCCAACCCTTGTCCTCAGGCTACCAAACTGGACCGAGATCACTCCCTACCCCTCACCCTCAACTGCAGGCCTACCCACATGGATACATGCAGGCGGGAGCCCCTCCTCACCTTGGCCCCCCTTCCCAGCCAGGAGCACAGTTTGGGGCCCCACCACAGTCGGTGGCTCTTTCGCAGCTTGGCCACCGTCCGCAGCTTGTCCGCCCACCACAGTTTGGCGGCCCTCCTCAGCCTGGCCCCCCTCCACAGCTTGGCGCCCCTCTGAGGCCTGCCACTCCTCTGCATCCTGCCGCCTCACCACCACAGTACCCACAAGTGTTCCCAGGTCCGAGGCAATCGCAGCAAAACGGCTACTCGGCTCCCCCTCAGATGCCCCATGGCTACCAAGCCCCTCAGAACTACGCCCCCCAGCAGCACCCTCAGCTGATACCAGGCCCCATGCCAACTCGGGGCCCCATGCCTGCTCAAAATGCTCCTCTCCAACTCCCCCCAACATCTCAGACTGTACCGCCTGTTTCTCAAGCTTACCTTCCGCACCAACACCTCCCAATGCATCCCGGCGGCGCCCAGCAACTTGGACCCCATCCACAAATGACAAGTGGCCCCGCGGGGCCGATGCCTCCTAGCAGCCAGACAGTCCATCCCCAACATCACCCACAGATGCCTTCTGCTTCACAACCTCATCTGCTTCCCGGTGCTCAGGTCCACCATCCTAGGGCTCCCATGGGCCACATGCCCCCCGTCTCCATTGcaccgcagcagcagcaccccCACCCCGGACATCCTCCCATTCCAAACATGGCTCAGCCGCCCATGACCATGTCCAGTCACACCCATGTCCAAGGCCACCAAACTGGGAGTGTTTGCTTTCCCGGAGGGGCCCCCATGATCCCTCAACAGCCTCTGGCAATGCAGTCGGTCGGCCCCCAACAGCCTCAGCCCTCTCTTGGCGTGGCCCACTCACAGCCTTCTATGTACCCATCAGGTCCAGGAGCTAACGTGCCCACAAGTGCCCCACTGACATCACCTGCTCTTGGCCCACATGGTCTACATCCTCACATGGCCCCCCAGCACATACTCCACCCCTCTCCTGGAGGTCCTCCCATTGGACAACCAGCTCATACTCCCTCCCAATCGCCTGCACAATCTACATCCCCCACACCTCCTCTGCTTCTGACACCCCAGCAGAGACCCAGTGTTTCCCCCAATATGGGGAGCACACTTCCGCCAACTCTTCCGGCTCCCTCGGCTGTCTCTCCTCCATCTGCTGCTCTGTTCCAGCTTCAGAACTCCAGCAGCCACGACCTCCTATCCTCCAGTCCTGAGAGCCAACTGGGAGGCACAAAATCCCCCACCAATGTCCTCCAGCCCACGAAAGCAGACCCACAAGAAGGGGAGCGTCGCAAGAAAGACTCCCAGGGAGTTCTTCTGATCCAAGGCGATCCGTACGAATCTCCAGAGCTCGTCGCCCGCCTCCACACCGAATTGGACGATTTTCGAGCACAGGCCGAGTCACTGGAGGAGCCTTCGAGCGGTGAGAAGGGGATGTCAGTGCTGGACGTGTACTGGAAAGATCTCCAGGAGCAGCAGGAGAGGGACGCCCGGCAGCTGTCGATCGCCATCGCCCGCTGCTACACCATGAAGAACCGGCACCAGGATGTCATGCCCTACGATCTCAACCGTGTGCTGCTCAAGTCGGGCAAAGACGATTACATCAACGCCAGCTACATCAAAGACCTGTCGCCATTTTGCCCGCAAATCATTGCCACGCAGGCGCCGCTCACCGGCACCGCCGCCGACTTCTGGTTAATGGTCTACGAGCAGAAGGTCTCCTTGGTGGTCATGCTGGTGTCGGAGCAGGAAATGGACAAG GGAAAAGTGGTGCGCTACTTCCCGACGGAGCGCGGCCAGCAGATGTCTCATGGTCCCATCAAGCTCAGCCTGACCACACACAAGACCACGGCCACCCATGTGGAGCGCATGATCAGCCTGCAGTACAATGAGCAGAGCCTGAAGCGCACCGTGGTCCACCTGCAGTTTACTTCATGGCCAGAGCT GGGGCTTCCTGAAAGCATGAGCAATCTGCTGCACTTCGTTCGGGAGGTCCATGGACACTACCTGCACCAGAGACCCATGCACATGCCCGTGGTGGTCCACTGTAG CTCTGGCGTGGGTCGCACCGGGGCcttctgtctgctgtatgcggcGCTGAAGGAACTGGAGGCGGGGAACGGGATTGCCGACCTGCGGACCCTCGTCATGAAGATGCGGCAGCAGAGAAAGAACATGCTGCAGGAGAAG CTGCACCTCAAGTTCTGCTACGAGGCTGTATCGTGGCACGCGGAGCAGATCTTGCTACAGCACGGTGTCTCCGTGGTCAACTTCAGCAAGAACGCCGCCGCGACCAATTCCAAG TCGTATTCCCGCCAGGAGTCCCAGCAGGACTTGGTTCTGGGTGCTGACATGTCTATCAGCTCCATCcaggccaccatcgccaagctcaGTGTACCACCCCCGGGTGACCTGGTCTCAGGGGACCTGatccttgatgatgatgatccacCCCTCTCTCTTTCGCCACCCATCCACTTACCAAATGACCCCAGCCCCTCTCTGGAACTTGTTACTTTCCCGAGGTCACCCCCTGCCTGCTCAGAGTCACCCCCTGCCTGCTCAGAGTCGCCCCCTGCCGCTCTCTCCCCTACGGCGCCTAACGGCCTGGTTGCGGCATCACCGCCACCCGAGACGCCAGCCACCCCGCCGCCAACCTCTTCTTTGGAGCTGCTGGCCTCGCTGGCACCTGAGGCCTTCTCCATGGAGGGTGGCGGCGGTGGGGGGACCAAACGTGTGACCAAGCAGAGCTTCCTGCAGCCAGTGGAAGGCCAGGGGCTCCATGGTACCAGGAGCGTCGAAAGCACCGACCCCCTCAGCGGTTTAGACCCCCTCTGGAGCCTcaacaaaacctaa
- the ptpn23a gene encoding tyrosine-protein phosphatase non-receptor type 23 isoform X2 has translation MEAVPRMPMIWLDLKEAGDFQFNSAVRQYILKNYNENPDNYNEQLKKLETLRQSAVNVTRDFEGCSTLRKYFGQLHYLQSRVPMATGQEAAVAISWTEIFSGKTVTHEDISYEQACILYNLGALHSMLGAMDNRVSEEGMKVSCTHFQCAAGAFSYLSDHFSHNFSVDMSHQILNLNINLMLGQAQECLLEKSMLDNRKSFLVARISAQVVDYYKEACRALENSETASMLGKIQKDWKKLVQMKIYYFASIAHFHMGKQSEEQQKFGEQLAYLQCALDKLSEAIKLAKGQPDSVQEALHFTMDVLGGKYNSAKKDNDFIYHEIIPSHESLTIVKGAPLVKALPVNPTDPSVTGPDLFAKLVPMAAHEAASLYSEEKAKMLRDIMAKIESKNDTLEQFMDSLGVEAESVDNLEMYSHIPPVLMEKCAALSVRPDTVKSLVQSMQVLSGIFTEVESSLREIRDVLESDEAGERTLPESVAPGEVHPADHAQVLAEFQRDLEKYMEAHEKASFTNTELHRAMNLHISNLRLLGGPLETLRDTLPRPQLSEEDMAGLQCMKRILGKVQEMKDQRVNLEKQLRELIEQDDITSTLVTTEKADTRDVFEEQLKKYEPVKVYIEQNLAAQENILKALTETYVQYASVRKSLSETEQQLTSTVQGLVGSYEAYEDLMKKSQEGKEFYDDLEAKASHLLEGVKTLCQSRMEERQHFLDSHKKPPARPTAAKPSLKPKSQDEDSSSLEDPELAQINAAILALSEDKPEELRSLPPDIPSHPTSALHQPRPEAFLPPGASSGGSLPWPGGPSAAGHPRFPAHLPSPELLARIAHFPTSGTLPVPGPLACRPIPHMAPQMPPQQAAYRPQVPQVGHAPVRPSTTTVDTIQTPIPSYTPTPHYPVPPSVSPAYTGSPIPPSVSTGYTASPIPPSVAPQMGATAYPQCGPQMTQQKQLPNQYPLPMGQPLSSGYQTGPRSLPTPHPQLQAYPHGYMQAGAPPHLGPPSQPGAQFGAPPQSVALSQLGHRPQLVRPPQFGGPPQPGPPPQLGAPLRPATPLHPAASPPQYPQVFPGPRQSQQNGYSAPPQMPHGYQAPQNYAPQQHPQLIPGPMPTRGPMPAQNAPLQLPPTSQTVPPVSQAYLPHQHLPMHPGGAQQLGPHPQMTSGPAGPMPPSSQTVHPQHHPQMPSASQPHLLPGAQVHHPRAPMGHMPPVSIAPQQQHPHPGHPPIPNMAQPPMTMSSHTHVQGHQTGSVCFPGGAPMIPQQPLAMQSVGPQQPQPSLGVAHSQPSMYPSGPGANVPTSAPLTSPALGPHGLHPHMAPQHILHPSPGGPPIGQPAHTPSQSPAQSTSPTPPLLLTPQQRPSVSPNMGSTLPPTLPAPSAVSPPSAALFQLQNSSSHDLLSSSPESQLGGTKSPTNVLQPTKADPQEGERRKKDSQGVLLIQGDPYESPELVARLHTELDDFRAQAESLEEPSSGEKGMSVLDVYWKDLQEQQERDARQLSIAIARCYTMKNRHQDVMPYDLNRVLLKSGKDDYINASYIKDLSPFCPQIIATQAPLTGTAADFWLMVYEQKVSLVVMLVSEQEMDKGKVVRYFPTERGQQMSHGPIKLSLTTHKTTATHVERMISLQYNEQSLKRTVVHLQFTSWPELGLPESMSNLLHFVREVHGHYLHQRPMHMPVVVHCSSGVGRTGAFCLLYAALKELEAGNGIADLRTLVMKMRQQRKNMLQEKLHLKFCYEAVSWHAEQILLQHGVSVVNFSKNAAATNSKRSF, from the exons ATGGAGGCGGTTCCCCGCATGCCAATGATATGGCTCGATCTGAAGGAAGCGGGAGACTTCCAGTTCAACTCGGCCGTCAGGCAG TACATCTTGAAGAACTACAACGAGAATCCCGACAACTACAACGAGCAGCTGAAGAAACTGGAGACGTTGCGGCAG AGCGCCGTGAACGTGACCAGAGACTTTGAGGGATGCAGCACCTTGAGGAAGTACTTTGGTCAGCTTCATTACCTCCAGAGTCGCGTTCCCATGGCAACAGGACAGGAGGCGGCTGTGGCCATTTCATG gactGAGATCTTCTCTGGTAAAACAGTGACCCATGAAGATATCAGCTATGAGCAAGCGTGTATTCTCTACAATCTTG GCGCTCTGCATTCCATGTTGGGGGCCATGGACAACCGCGTGTCTGAGGAG GGGATGAAGGTGTCATGCACACACTTCCAATGCGCAGCAGGAGCCTTCTCCTACCTGAGTGACCATTTCAGTCACAACTTCAGCGTAGACATGAGCCACCAGATCCTTAACCTCAACATCAACCTCATGCTG GGTCAGGCTCAGGAGTGTCTTCTGGAGAAATCCATGCTGGACAACAGGAAGAGCTTTCTGGTGGCTCGCATCAGTGCTCAG GTGGTGGATTACTACAAAGAGGCCTGCAGAGCTCTGGAGAACTCTGAGACGGCCTCCATGCTGGGAAAGATTCAGAAGGACTGGAAGAAGCTGGTCCAGATGAAGATCTACTACTTTGCTTCAATCGCTCAC TTCCACATGGGCAAACAATCGGAGGAGCAGCAAAAGTTTGGCGAGCAG ctgGCATACCTTCAATGCGCTTTGGACAAACTGTCTGAGGCAATCAAGTTGGCCAAG GGTCAGCCTGACAGTGTGCAGGAGGCCTTGCATTTCACCATGGATGTCCTTGGTGGCAA ATACAACTCTGCCAAAAAGGACAATGACTTCATCTATCACGAGATCATTCCTTCTCATGAATCGTTGACAATCGTCAAAG GCGCCCCTCTGGTCAAAGCTCTACCTGTCAACCCTACGGACCCGAGTGTCACCGGACCGGACCTCTTCGCCAAGCTGGTGCCGATGGCAGCCCACGAAGCCGCCTCCCTCTACAG CGAGGAGAAAGCCAAAATGCTGAGAGACATCATGGCCAAGATCGAAAGCAAGAATGACACACTGGA GCAGTTCATGGACTCCTTGGGGGTGGAGGCTGAGTCTGTAGACAACCTGGAAATGTACAGCCACATTCCGCCCGTCCTGATGGAGAAGTGCGCAGCTCTTAGTGTGCGACCTGACACCGTCAAGAGTCTTGTCCAGTCCATGCAAG TCCTCTCGGGCATCTTCACCGAAGTTGAATCGTCCCTGCGAGAGATCCGAGACGTTCTGGAATCCGATGAGGCCGGCGAACGGACTCTCCCCGAATCCGTTGCCCCGGGCGAGGTCCACCCGGCGGACCACGCTCAAGTTCTAGCAGAGTTCCAAAGGGACCTGGAGAAATACATGGAGGCCCACGAGAAGGCCAGCTTCACCAACACTGAGCTCCACCGGGCCATGAATCTGCACATCAGCAACCTACGTCTGCTGGGCGGACCACTGGAGACCCTGAGAGATACCCTGCCCCGCCCACAACTTAGCGAAG AGGACATGGCCGGGCTGCAGTGCATGAAGCGGATCTTGGGGAAGGTTCAGGAAATGAAGGACCAGAGAGTCAATTTGGAGAAACAACTGCGGGAGCTCATTGAACAGGATGACATCACTTCCACCCTGGTCACCACCGAGAAAGCCGACACTAGG GACGTGTTTGAGGAGCAGCTGAAGAAGTACGAGCCGGTGAAGGTCTACATTGAGCAGAATCTGGCAGCCCAAGAGAACATCCTGAAGGCTCTGACCGAGACCTACGTTCAGTACGCATCGGTCCGCAAGAGCCTGAGCGAGACGGAGCAGCAGTTGACCAGCACGGTCCAGGGCCTGGTGGGCTCCTACGAGGCCTACGAGGACCTGATGAAGAAGTCGCAGGAGGGAAAGGAGTTCTACGACGACTTGGAAGCCAAAGCGTCACATCTGTTGGAGGGAGTAAAGACTTTGTGTCAGAGCAGGATGGAGGAAAGGCAGCACTTCCTTGACAG CCACAAGAAGCCTCCAGCGAGACCTACAGCAGCAAAGCCTTCCTTGAAGCCAAAATCTCAAGACGAAGACTCCTCCAGTCTGGAGGATCCAGAGTTAGCCCAAATTAATGCCGCTATCTTGGCCTTATCAGAAGACAAGCCAGAGGAGCTTCGCAGCCTCCCACCAGACATTCCTTCTCATCCCACCTCTGCGCTTCATCAGCCGCGTCCAGAAGCGTTCCTCCCTCCGGGTGCCAGCAGCGGCGGCTCATTGCCTTGGCCCGGCGGTCCCTCAGCTGCTGGGCATCCTCGATTCCCGGCCCATCTCCCGTCACCGGAACTTCTGGCTCGGATCGCGCATTTCCCAACATCTGGCACCTTGCCAGTACCAGGACCTTTGGCATGCAGACCTATTCCTCACATGGCCCCCCAGATGCCCCCACAACAGGCGGCTTACAGGCCTCAAGTCCCTCAAGTTGGTCATGCCCCAGTCCGCCCTTCAACCACAACTGTGGACACCATTCAGACACCCATACCCAGCTACACTCCGACGCCTCACTACCCTGTCCCACCCTCAGTTTCTCCTGCTTACACGGGGTCCCCTATCCCACCTTCAGTTTCTACTGGCTACACGGCCTCCCCCATCCCACCCTCAGTTGCCCCACAGATGGGTGCAACTGCCTACCCCCAATGTGGGCCTCAAATGACACAACAGAAGCAGTTGCCGAATCAGTACCCACTCCCCATGGGCCAACCCTTGTCCTCAGGCTACCAAACTGGACCGAGATCACTCCCTACCCCTCACCCTCAACTGCAGGCCTACCCACATGGATACATGCAGGCGGGAGCCCCTCCTCACCTTGGCCCCCCTTCCCAGCCAGGAGCACAGTTTGGGGCCCCACCACAGTCGGTGGCTCTTTCGCAGCTTGGCCACCGTCCGCAGCTTGTCCGCCCACCACAGTTTGGCGGCCCTCCTCAGCCTGGCCCCCCTCCACAGCTTGGCGCCCCTCTGAGGCCTGCCACTCCTCTGCATCCTGCCGCCTCACCACCACAGTACCCACAAGTGTTCCCAGGTCCGAGGCAATCGCAGCAAAACGGCTACTCGGCTCCCCCTCAGATGCCCCATGGCTACCAAGCCCCTCAGAACTACGCCCCCCAGCAGCACCCTCAGCTGATACCAGGCCCCATGCCAACTCGGGGCCCCATGCCTGCTCAAAATGCTCCTCTCCAACTCCCCCCAACATCTCAGACTGTACCGCCTGTTTCTCAAGCTTACCTTCCGCACCAACACCTCCCAATGCATCCCGGCGGCGCCCAGCAACTTGGACCCCATCCACAAATGACAAGTGGCCCCGCGGGGCCGATGCCTCCTAGCAGCCAGACAGTCCATCCCCAACATCACCCACAGATGCCTTCTGCTTCACAACCTCATCTGCTTCCCGGTGCTCAGGTCCACCATCCTAGGGCTCCCATGGGCCACATGCCCCCCGTCTCCATTGcaccgcagcagcagcaccccCACCCCGGACATCCTCCCATTCCAAACATGGCTCAGCCGCCCATGACCATGTCCAGTCACACCCATGTCCAAGGCCACCAAACTGGGAGTGTTTGCTTTCCCGGAGGGGCCCCCATGATCCCTCAACAGCCTCTGGCAATGCAGTCGGTCGGCCCCCAACAGCCTCAGCCCTCTCTTGGCGTGGCCCACTCACAGCCTTCTATGTACCCATCAGGTCCAGGAGCTAACGTGCCCACAAGTGCCCCACTGACATCACCTGCTCTTGGCCCACATGGTCTACATCCTCACATGGCCCCCCAGCACATACTCCACCCCTCTCCTGGAGGTCCTCCCATTGGACAACCAGCTCATACTCCCTCCCAATCGCCTGCACAATCTACATCCCCCACACCTCCTCTGCTTCTGACACCCCAGCAGAGACCCAGTGTTTCCCCCAATATGGGGAGCACACTTCCGCCAACTCTTCCGGCTCCCTCGGCTGTCTCTCCTCCATCTGCTGCTCTGTTCCAGCTTCAGAACTCCAGCAGCCACGACCTCCTATCCTCCAGTCCTGAGAGCCAACTGGGAGGCACAAAATCCCCCACCAATGTCCTCCAGCCCACGAAAGCAGACCCACAAGAAGGGGAGCGTCGCAAGAAAGACTCCCAGGGAGTTCTTCTGATCCAAGGCGATCCGTACGAATCTCCAGAGCTCGTCGCCCGCCTCCACACCGAATTGGACGATTTTCGAGCACAGGCCGAGTCACTGGAGGAGCCTTCGAGCGGTGAGAAGGGGATGTCAGTGCTGGACGTGTACTGGAAAGATCTCCAGGAGCAGCAGGAGAGGGACGCCCGGCAGCTGTCGATCGCCATCGCCCGCTGCTACACCATGAAGAACCGGCACCAGGATGTCATGCCCTACGATCTCAACCGTGTGCTGCTCAAGTCGGGCAAAGACGATTACATCAACGCCAGCTACATCAAAGACCTGTCGCCATTTTGCCCGCAAATCATTGCCACGCAGGCGCCGCTCACCGGCACCGCCGCCGACTTCTGGTTAATGGTCTACGAGCAGAAGGTCTCCTTGGTGGTCATGCTGGTGTCGGAGCAGGAAATGGACAAG GGAAAAGTGGTGCGCTACTTCCCGACGGAGCGCGGCCAGCAGATGTCTCATGGTCCCATCAAGCTCAGCCTGACCACACACAAGACCACGGCCACCCATGTGGAGCGCATGATCAGCCTGCAGTACAATGAGCAGAGCCTGAAGCGCACCGTGGTCCACCTGCAGTTTACTTCATGGCCAGAGCT GGGGCTTCCTGAAAGCATGAGCAATCTGCTGCACTTCGTTCGGGAGGTCCATGGACACTACCTGCACCAGAGACCCATGCACATGCCCGTGGTGGTCCACTGTAG CTCTGGCGTGGGTCGCACCGGGGCcttctgtctgctgtatgcggcGCTGAAGGAACTGGAGGCGGGGAACGGGATTGCCGACCTGCGGACCCTCGTCATGAAGATGCGGCAGCAGAGAAAGAACATGCTGCAGGAGAAG CTGCACCTCAAGTTCTGCTACGAGGCTGTATCGTGGCACGCGGAGCAGATCTTGCTACAGCACGGTGTCTCCGTGGTCAACTTCAGCAAGAACGCCGCCGCGACCAATTCCAAG AGAAGTTTCTAG